The Streptomyces nitrosporeus genome includes a window with the following:
- a CDS encoding cold-shock protein, whose translation MASGTVKWFNSEKGFGFIEQEGGGADVFAHYSNIQAQGFRELQEGQKVTFDVTQGQKGPQAENITIG comes from the coding sequence ATGGCTTCCGGAACCGTGAAGTGGTTCAACTCGGAAAAGGGTTTCGGCTTTATCGAGCAGGAGGGCGGCGGCGCTGACGTCTTCGCCCACTACTCGAACATCCAGGCCCAGGGCTTCCGCGAGCTGCAGGAAGGCCAGAAGGTGACCTTCGACGTCACGCAGGGCCAGAAGGGCCCGCAGGCCGAGAACATCACCATCGGCTGA
- a CDS encoding DEAD/DEAH box helicase: MNRERTNRPDGAADGIAPPAPGTPATDNPAPRASSADIPAAGTPAPRAPSADIPAPAAVAGFEEFGLPTPLLTALGSEGVKVPFPIQAATLPDALAGRDVLGRGRTGSGKTLAFGLALLARTAGRRADSRRPLALVLVPTRELAQQVTDALTPYARSLKLRTAAVVGGVSISRQAGALREGAEVVVATPGRLTDLVDRGDCRLDRVAVTVLDEADRMADMGFLPQVTALLDQVRAGGQRMLFSATLDRDVDTLVQRYLHDPVVHSVDPSAGAVSTMEHHVLYVQGADKYATTTEIAAREGRVIMFLDTKHSVDRLTAHLRGSGIRAAALHGGKSQPQRTHTLERFRTGELTVLVATNVAARGIHIDNLDLVVNVDPPADHKDYLHRGGRTARAGESGRVVTLVLPDQRRDVARLMADAGITPHTARVRSGEAELSRITGAQAPSGVPVPGAAPSKERTGKTDEAPRRRRGSAPPQGRRSNAGTVTAQARAAAAQRRANRAR, encoded by the coding sequence ATGAACCGCGAACGTACGAACCGCCCGGACGGCGCGGCCGACGGCATAGCGCCCCCGGCCCCCGGCACCCCGGCCACCGACAACCCGGCCCCCCGCGCCTCGTCCGCCGATATCCCGGCCGCCGGCACCCCGGCCCCCCGCGCCCCGTCTGCCGATATCCCGGCGCCCGCCGCAGTCGCGGGTTTCGAGGAGTTCGGTCTGCCGACGCCTCTGCTGACGGCCTTGGGCTCCGAGGGCGTGAAGGTGCCGTTCCCCATCCAGGCGGCCACGCTGCCGGACGCGCTCGCCGGCCGCGACGTGCTGGGCCGTGGACGCACCGGCTCGGGCAAGACGCTCGCCTTCGGCCTAGCCCTGCTCGCACGTACCGCCGGACGGCGCGCCGACTCCCGCCGCCCGCTGGCCCTGGTGCTCGTCCCCACCCGGGAGCTGGCGCAGCAGGTCACCGACGCGCTCACACCGTACGCGCGGTCCCTGAAGCTGCGGACGGCCGCGGTCGTCGGGGGTGTGTCGATCAGCCGGCAGGCCGGGGCGCTGCGGGAGGGCGCCGAAGTGGTCGTGGCCACCCCGGGACGCCTGACGGACCTCGTCGACCGCGGCGACTGCCGGCTCGACCGGGTCGCCGTCACCGTGCTGGACGAGGCCGACCGGATGGCCGACATGGGCTTCCTGCCCCAGGTCACCGCACTGCTCGACCAGGTGCGCGCGGGCGGCCAGCGGATGCTGTTCTCGGCCACCCTGGACCGCGACGTGGACACGCTGGTCCAGCGCTACCTGCACGACCCGGTGGTCCACTCCGTCGATCCGTCGGCCGGCGCGGTGTCGACGATGGAGCACCACGTGCTCTACGTCCAGGGCGCCGACAAGTACGCCACGACGACCGAGATCGCCGCCCGCGAGGGCCGGGTGATCATGTTCCTGGACACCAAGCACTCCGTCGACCGGCTCACCGCCCACCTGCGCGGCAGCGGCATCCGTGCCGCCGCGCTGCACGGCGGCAAGTCCCAGCCGCAGCGCACCCACACCCTGGAGCGGTTCAGGACCGGCGAGCTCACGGTGCTGGTCGCCACGAACGTCGCCGCCCGTGGCATCCACATCGACAACCTCGACCTGGTCGTCAACGTCGATCCGCCGGCCGACCACAAGGACTACCTGCACCGCGGCGGCCGTACCGCCCGTGCCGGGGAGTCGGGGCGCGTCGTCACGCTCGTGCTGCCCGACCAGCGCCGTGACGTGGCCCGTCTGATGGCCGACGCCGGGATCACCCCGCACACCGCCCGGGTCCGGTCCGGCGAGGCCGAGCTCAGCCGTATCACCGGGGCGCAGGCGCCCTCGGGCGTCCCCGTGCCGGGCGCGGCCCCCTCCAAGGAGCGGACCGGGAAGACCGACGAGGCCCCCCGCCGCAGGCGCGGCAGCGCGCCCCCGCAGGGCCGCCGCTCCAACGCCGGCACGGTGACCGCACAGGCACGGGCCGCCGCCGCCCAGCGCCGGGCCAACCGGGCCCGCTGA
- a CDS encoding acyltransferase family protein has protein sequence MPSLTSRPPGPAGAAATGAAAPAAPRRARDPYFDNAKYLAMVLVALGHSWEPLRDSGRLVETCYMFVYAFHMPVFIMVSGYFSRSFDARPDRMWKLVTSVLVPYAVFEVAYTVFERLTKTPGYELSPLAPYWLLWFLPALFLWRITTPFWQTVRWPLSLSLVIACIGSMNSTIGTDLQLQRILQFLPFYVLGLKLRPEHFDLVRRRAVRVASVPVCLIALAAAYWAEPRFSHSWLFHKAGAEQLGEPAWVGAPVTLLLFGCAVVLSACFLAWVPNRKLWMTALGAGTMYGYLLHGFVIRGAERAGFYDVEVFATPAGRVLMSVLAAVMITVLCSPPVRRALRFLVEPKLAWARKREPGPSAT, from the coding sequence ATGCCCTCCCTGACCTCACGGCCCCCGGGCCCCGCCGGGGCCGCCGCCACCGGAGCCGCCGCACCCGCCGCACCCCGCCGCGCCCGCGATCCGTACTTCGACAACGCCAAGTACCTGGCCATGGTCCTCGTCGCGCTGGGGCACTCCTGGGAGCCGCTCCGTGACAGCGGGCGCCTCGTCGAGACGTGCTACATGTTCGTCTACGCCTTCCACATGCCGGTCTTCATCATGGTCTCCGGGTACTTCTCCCGGAGTTTCGACGCCCGGCCGGACCGGATGTGGAAGCTGGTCACCAGTGTGCTGGTGCCCTACGCGGTCTTCGAGGTCGCGTACACGGTCTTCGAACGCCTCACGAAGACCCCGGGCTACGAGCTGAGCCCGCTCGCCCCGTACTGGCTCCTGTGGTTCCTGCCGGCGCTCTTCCTCTGGCGCATCACCACGCCGTTCTGGCAGACGGTCCGGTGGCCGCTGTCGCTGTCGCTGGTCATCGCCTGCATCGGCTCCATGAACAGCACCATCGGCACCGACCTCCAGCTCCAGCGGATCCTGCAGTTCCTGCCGTTCTACGTCCTGGGCCTCAAGCTGCGGCCCGAGCACTTCGACCTCGTACGCCGCCGGGCGGTGCGCGTCGCCTCGGTGCCCGTCTGCCTGATCGCCCTGGCCGCCGCCTACTGGGCCGAGCCGCGTTTCTCGCACTCGTGGCTGTTCCACAAGGCGGGGGCCGAGCAGCTGGGCGAGCCGGCCTGGGTGGGCGCGCCGGTGACGCTGCTGCTGTTCGGCTGCGCGGTGGTGCTGAGCGCCTGCTTCCTGGCCTGGGTACCGAACCGCAAGCTGTGGATGACGGCGCTCGGCGCGGGCACGATGTACGGCTACCTGCTGCACGGCTTCGTGATCCGGGGCGCGGAACGGGCGGGCTTCTACGACGTCGAGGTGTTCGCCACCCCGGCCGGCCGCGTCCTGATGTCGGTGCTGGCGGCCGTCATGATCACGGTGCTCTGCAGTCCGCCGGTACGGCGGGCGCTCCGCTTCCTCGTGGAGCCGAAGCTCGCCTGGGCGAGGAAGCGGGAGCCCGGCCCGTCGGCCACCTGA
- a CDS encoding alpha/beta hydrolase yields MTTYARTRTALLLAAVTAASALTAVAFAPAAGAAGAGGTPALVWGPCEPAGGPAGRECARLPVPLDYSDPSGPQVTLAVTRLRAQGPAPRRGTLLAVPGGPGGSGVQRVTERGEALRSETEGRYDIVGFDPRGVGGSTKGSCSLAEEDRYMLTLRSWPAPDGGIDENATRSRRVAAACARNGGPVVRGFTSENQARDMDRLRRALGERKVSVWATSYGAYTTALYAQHFPRRTDRLVLDSSGDPDPDRLARGWLANMARGAEDRFPDFAAWAADPPAGHRGLRLAERPEDVRPLVTDLAARLDRAPRRAVNSDLPLNGNALRQALQSALYGDGAFAGFAALVKEAADPDGSPVLPPELAGPLPDTDAAVTIAVICNDVRWPASVEGYRSAVAADRAAHPLTAGMPANITPCAFWKDAPTGRATRITGEGPSNILMIQSLRDPATPYTGALKMRAALGDKARMVTTGRGGHGVYVPGRGACSDRAVAAFLNDGQRPAHDTHCAD; encoded by the coding sequence ATGACGACTTACGCCAGAACACGCACCGCACTGCTGCTCGCGGCGGTCACCGCCGCCTCCGCGCTGACCGCCGTGGCCTTCGCCCCGGCCGCGGGGGCCGCCGGTGCGGGCGGCACGCCCGCGCTCGTCTGGGGGCCCTGCGAGCCGGCCGGGGGCCCCGCCGGCCGGGAATGCGCCCGGCTCCCCGTACCGCTCGACTACAGCGACCCCTCGGGCCCGCAGGTCACCCTCGCCGTCACCCGGCTCAGGGCCCAGGGGCCGGCACCCCGCAGGGGCACCCTCCTGGCCGTCCCCGGCGGCCCCGGCGGTTCCGGGGTGCAGCGCGTCACGGAGCGGGGGGAAGCGCTCCGGAGCGAGACCGAGGGCAGGTACGACATCGTCGGCTTCGACCCGCGCGGTGTCGGCGGCAGCACCAAGGGCTCGTGCTCCCTGGCCGAGGAGGACCGGTACATGCTGACCCTGCGGTCCTGGCCGGCCCCGGACGGCGGCATCGACGAGAACGCCACCCGCTCCCGCCGCGTCGCCGCAGCCTGCGCCCGCAACGGCGGCCCGGTGGTACGCGGCTTCACCAGCGAGAACCAGGCACGTGACATGGACCGGCTGCGCCGCGCCCTGGGCGAGCGGAAGGTCTCCGTGTGGGCCACCTCGTACGGCGCCTACACGACCGCCCTCTACGCCCAGCACTTCCCGCGCCGTACCGACCGGCTGGTGCTGGACAGCAGCGGGGACCCCGACCCGGACCGGCTGGCACGCGGCTGGCTGGCCAACATGGCCCGCGGCGCCGAGGACCGCTTCCCGGACTTCGCGGCCTGGGCCGCCGACCCGCCGGCCGGACACCGCGGCCTGCGGCTCGCCGAACGCCCCGAGGACGTCCGCCCGCTGGTCACGGACCTCGCGGCGCGTCTGGACCGGGCACCCCGCCGGGCCGTGAACTCGGACCTTCCGCTGAACGGCAACGCGCTGCGCCAGGCCCTGCAGAGCGCCCTCTACGGAGACGGCGCCTTCGCCGGCTTCGCCGCACTGGTCAAGGAGGCCGCCGACCCCGACGGCAGCCCGGTCCTGCCGCCCGAGCTCGCCGGGCCCCTGCCCGACACGGACGCCGCCGTCACGATCGCGGTGATCTGCAACGACGTACGCTGGCCCGCCTCGGTCGAGGGGTACCGGAGCGCGGTGGCCGCCGACCGCGCCGCCCACCCGCTCACCGCGGGGATGCCCGCCAACATCACGCCCTGCGCCTTCTGGAAGGACGCCCCCACCGGCAGGGCCACCCGGATCACCGGCGAAGGACCGTCGAACATCCTGATGATCCAGAGCCTCCGGGACCCCGCGACCCCCTACACGGGGGCGCTGAAGATGCGCGCGGCCCTCGGTGACAAGGCGCGGATGGTCACCACGGGCCGCGGCGGGCACGGGGTGTACGTACCGGGACGCGGAGCCTGCAGCGACCGGGCCGTCGCCGCCTTCCTCAACGACGGGCAGCGCCCCGCCCACGACACGCACTGCGCGGACTGA
- a CDS encoding quinone oxidoreductase family protein: protein MLAIQFDRFGGPEVLRPVELPAPVPADGEVLLTVEAAGVNFADTHQVDGSYLAADALPFVPGSEVVGRTPEGRRVLARVSRGYAELVAAKESSLVDLPEELGAAEALALMMQGLTAWHLLRTAARVRPGETVVVHAAAGGVGSLAVQLAKEFGAGRVLAQASTPDKERLALELGADGVAAYPLERGADVVLDAVGGELFDRALESLAPFGRLVTYGNAARNGFTPVDPARLGRLSASVTGFWLRAALAAPDAVAGPLKELFGLVASGRLKPVTGPSYPLADARRAHEDLLARRTVGKVVLRP, encoded by the coding sequence ATGCTCGCTATCCAGTTCGACCGTTTCGGCGGTCCCGAAGTCCTGCGGCCCGTCGAACTCCCCGCGCCCGTACCGGCGGACGGCGAGGTACTGCTCACCGTCGAGGCTGCCGGGGTGAATTTCGCGGACACCCATCAGGTGGACGGTTCCTATCTGGCCGCGGACGCGTTGCCGTTCGTCCCGGGCAGTGAGGTCGTGGGCCGTACGCCGGAGGGCCGTCGGGTGCTGGCCCGGGTGTCGCGGGGGTACGCGGAGCTGGTGGCCGCCAAGGAGTCCTCGCTCGTGGACCTTCCGGAGGAGCTCGGTGCCGCCGAGGCGCTGGCCCTGATGATGCAGGGGCTGACGGCCTGGCACCTGCTGCGTACGGCGGCCCGGGTGCGGCCCGGGGAGACCGTCGTCGTGCACGCGGCGGCGGGCGGGGTGGGAAGCCTGGCCGTGCAGCTGGCGAAGGAGTTCGGGGCGGGCCGGGTGCTGGCCCAGGCGTCCACCCCGGACAAGGAGCGGCTGGCCCTGGAGCTGGGGGCGGACGGGGTGGCCGCCTATCCGCTGGAGCGCGGGGCGGACGTGGTGCTGGACGCGGTGGGCGGGGAGCTCTTCGACCGGGCGCTGGAGTCCCTGGCGCCCTTCGGCCGGCTCGTGACGTACGGCAACGCCGCCCGGAACGGCTTCACCCCCGTCGATCCGGCCCGGCTCGGCCGGCTCAGCGCCTCGGTCACGGGCTTCTGGCTGCGTGCCGCGCTGGCGGCGCCCGACGCGGTCGCCGGGCCGCTGAAGGAGCTCTTCGGGCTGGTCGCCTCGGGCCGTCTGAAGCCGGTGACCGGCCCTTCCTACCCGCTCGCCGACGCCCGGCGGGCCCATGAGGACCTGTTGGCGCGCCGGACGGTCGGCAAGGTGGTGCTGAGGCCCTGA
- a CDS encoding glucose 1-dehydrogenase, translating into MSDLLSGKVVLITGASSGIGAAAARVFSQEGARVVLAARREDRLTELVDELKAAGGEAAHVVCDVTVAADAVRAVDFTVSTYGRLDGAFNNAGVGGDRTPLHLMGDDVYDAVMDTNVRGVWNCIRPEIAAMLAHGGGAIVNNSSVGGLVAIPAASAYIAAKHAVVGLTRAAADEYAGQGIRVNAVAPGTTRSEITADWFGRNPGLEEMVNSRTPQGRTAEPEEIASAAAWLLSDRCPFLTGTVLPVDGGFINQ; encoded by the coding sequence ATGAGTGATCTCCTCAGCGGCAAAGTCGTCCTCATCACCGGGGCGAGCAGTGGCATCGGCGCGGCAGCGGCACGTGTGTTCTCCCAGGAGGGCGCCAGGGTGGTCCTGGCGGCCCGGAGGGAGGACCGGCTGACCGAGCTGGTCGACGAGTTGAAGGCAGCGGGCGGCGAGGCCGCCCACGTCGTCTGCGACGTCACCGTCGCGGCGGACGCGGTCCGGGCCGTGGACTTCACGGTCAGCACCTACGGCAGGCTGGACGGGGCGTTCAACAACGCCGGTGTCGGCGGGGACCGGACCCCCCTGCACCTCATGGGGGACGACGTCTACGACGCGGTCATGGACACCAACGTACGGGGCGTCTGGAACTGCATCCGCCCCGAGATAGCGGCGATGCTCGCCCACGGCGGCGGCGCGATCGTGAACAACAGCAGCGTGGGCGGCCTGGTGGCGATACCCGCGGCCTCCGCCTACATAGCGGCCAAGCACGCGGTGGTCGGCCTCACCCGCGCCGCCGCCGACGAATACGCCGGACAGGGCATACGCGTCAACGCCGTCGCCCCGGGAACCACCCGCAGCGAGATCACCGCCGACTGGTTCGGGCGGAACCCCGGCCTGGAGGAGATGGTCAACAGCCGCACTCCGCAAGGGCGTACGGCCGAACCCGAGGAGATAGCCTCCGCCGCCGCATGGCTGCTCAGCGACCGCTGCCCCTTCCTCACCGGCACGGTCCTCCCGGTGGACGGCGGCTTCATCAACCAGTGA
- a CDS encoding ScbA/BarX family gamma-butyrolactone biosynthesis protein, with protein MSGGTVPEVPVFPHTLPAPAWGEQAVPRTYVHLSRDESVFVTGWRRLKDGEFSLTARWPAAPRGLRYDPRVLTQTIRQSGLVVAHAAYGVPLSHQTLLHYFDFTVNGDLRVHPAESASLGVEVTVSAPKKAGKAVSSLGMDVRVFQGDTMVARADSEFGWVSPGAYRRLRGESLTAAWDDWPLPDPVEPRTVGRDRAGDVVLAPGGRPRRWWLRHDTSNHLLYDHPVDHVPGLVLMEAADQAARAAVHPMPFEAGVVAASFERYVEFGRPCLIEAEVVPAAGSDRVTVLVTGVQDEAVVFRGRLTGVCG; from the coding sequence ATGTCCGGGGGGACCGTGCCCGAGGTACCTGTTTTTCCGCACACTCTGCCCGCCCCCGCCTGGGGCGAACAGGCGGTTCCGCGGACATATGTTCACCTCAGCCGGGACGAGTCGGTCTTCGTCACCGGATGGCGCCGCCTGAAAGATGGCGAGTTCTCGCTCACCGCCCGGTGGCCGGCGGCCCCGCGGGGCCTTCGGTACGACCCGCGGGTGCTCACCCAGACCATCCGTCAGAGCGGCCTGGTGGTGGCACACGCGGCGTACGGGGTCCCACTGTCCCACCAAACCCTCCTGCACTACTTCGACTTCACCGTAAACGGGGATCTGCGGGTACATCCGGCCGAATCCGCCTCCCTCGGCGTCGAGGTCACCGTGTCCGCGCCGAAGAAGGCCGGCAAGGCGGTCAGTTCACTGGGCATGGACGTCCGCGTGTTCCAGGGGGACACCATGGTCGCGCGGGCCGACTCCGAGTTCGGCTGGGTCTCGCCGGGCGCGTACCGGCGGCTGCGCGGGGAGAGCCTCACGGCCGCGTGGGACGACTGGCCGCTCCCGGACCCCGTGGAGCCCCGCACCGTGGGAAGGGACCGGGCCGGGGACGTGGTCCTGGCCCCCGGCGGCCGGCCGCGCCGGTGGTGGCTCCGCCACGACACGTCCAACCATCTGCTGTACGACCACCCGGTCGACCATGTCCCGGGGCTGGTACTGATGGAGGCCGCCGACCAGGCCGCGCGGGCCGCCGTCCATCCGATGCCCTTCGAGGCGGGCGTGGTGGCCGCCTCGTTCGAGCGGTACGTCGAGTTCGGCCGTCCCTGCCTGATCGAGGCCGAGGTGGTGCCCGCCGCCGGTTCGGACCGGGTCACGGTCCTGGTCACCGGGGTGCAGGACGAGGCGGTGGTCTTCCGGGGGCGGCTGACCGGGGTGTGCGGCTGA
- a CDS encoding ScbR family autoregulator-binding transcription factor: MARQQRAIRTRRIFLEAAAEVFDEHGYDAATIAAILDRAGLTRGALYFHFTSKEELARGVLQEAVTSDGVSPQIFKLQEWIDIALLLAYRLPREPLLSASIRLSVDPRARGLFGTRWPDWITLGTEILTEAKERGELLPHVDPGATSRLFVGAWTGVQLITESMPEPPDLVGEISALLELILPNNAVPGVLARLDTSPHRPERILEENRTAAAS, translated from the coding sequence TTGGCGAGGCAGCAACGGGCGATCCGTACGCGCCGAATCTTCCTGGAAGCCGCAGCCGAGGTGTTCGACGAACACGGTTACGACGCCGCCACGATCGCCGCGATCCTCGACCGCGCCGGCCTCACGCGGGGCGCGCTGTACTTCCACTTCACCTCGAAGGAGGAGCTGGCCCGCGGTGTCCTCCAGGAGGCCGTGACCTCGGACGGCGTCTCCCCGCAGATCTTCAAGCTGCAGGAATGGATCGACATAGCGCTCCTCCTCGCCTACCGGCTGCCCCGGGAGCCGCTGCTCAGCGCCTCGATCCGGCTGTCCGTCGACCCCCGGGCACGCGGGCTCTTCGGGACCCGCTGGCCGGACTGGATCACGCTCGGCACCGAGATCCTCACCGAGGCCAAGGAGCGCGGTGAGCTGCTGCCGCACGTCGATCCCGGTGCGACCTCCCGGCTCTTCGTCGGGGCCTGGACCGGTGTCCAGCTGATAACGGAGTCCATGCCCGAGCCGCCGGACCTGGTCGGCGAGATCTCCGCACTCCTCGAACTGATCCTCCCCAACAACGCCGTCCCCGGCGTGCTGGCCCGGCTCGACACCTCCCCGCACCGGCCCGAGCGCATCCTGGAGGAGAACCGGACGGCCGCCGCGTCCTGA
- a CDS encoding peptidoglycan recognition protein family protein, translated as MWLRRSVLAAAFVPLAFLVFRDEPVPLVVPDEATARPETPAAPRPAIVSRAQWHADESLVKEDATYTGAVNAVFVHHTGHPNDYDCADVPRMLRAMEEDHVRSEGWDDIGYNFVVDRCGTVYEGRAGGVARAVRGAHTTGFNSHSVGIAAVGNFAPGVPVPEALIEGIAKVGAWKLRRGVDPEGTVRMVSTNDDSLFHRGQEVYLHAVSGHRDTFETNCPGDALYAQLPAIRLEMVRLRSSGGASARDGGSSPAPLPGG; from the coding sequence ATGTGGCTTCGCCGGTCGGTCCTGGCCGCCGCCTTCGTACCGCTGGCCTTCCTGGTGTTCCGGGACGAGCCGGTGCCGCTCGTCGTGCCCGACGAGGCCACCGCGCGCCCCGAGACCCCGGCGGCCCCCCGGCCCGCGATCGTCAGCCGGGCGCAGTGGCACGCGGACGAGAGCCTGGTCAAGGAGGACGCGACCTACACCGGGGCGGTGAACGCGGTCTTCGTGCACCACACGGGGCACCCCAACGACTACGACTGCGCCGACGTCCCCCGCATGCTCCGGGCCATGGAGGAGGACCACGTCAGGAGCGAGGGCTGGGACGACATCGGCTACAACTTCGTGGTCGACCGCTGCGGCACGGTCTACGAGGGCCGGGCCGGAGGCGTCGCCCGCGCCGTGCGCGGCGCCCACACGACCGGGTTCAACTCCCACAGCGTGGGCATCGCCGCCGTGGGCAACTTCGCCCCCGGGGTGCCGGTGCCCGAGGCGCTCATCGAGGGCATCGCGAAGGTGGGCGCCTGGAAGCTGCGCCGGGGTGTCGACCCCGAGGGGACCGTACGGATGGTCTCCACGAACGACGACAGCCTCTTCCACCGCGGGCAGGAGGTGTACCTCCACGCCGTGTCGGGTCACCGGGACACCTTCGAGACCAACTGCCCCGGTGACGCCCTCTACGCCCAACTCCCGGCGATCCGCCTGGAGATGGTGCGCCTGCGTTCCTCCGGCGGGGCCTCGGCGCGGGACGGCGGCAGCAGCCCCGCCCCGCTGCCGGGCGGGTGA
- a CDS encoding transglycosylase family protein produces MPASPLAKRPVEAVFALLLVLLGALGLAGRSVAADRTAPAQATAVQGAPAQAVPARTALGPHVTAGTDWDRIAECESGGRWDINTGNGYHGGLQFAPSTWQAYGGTQYAPRADLATRAEQIAVGERVARSQGLSAWPTCGRLGANGAPDSSAAAPAPAPEQPSATDRRSSPGNQGSSGGSVVSGSTSDDQGDRSSRSTASGGTDDLVGAETYVVEPGDCLSVIADRADVPGGTDALYALNRALLDEGPDLIYPGQRLRLTA; encoded by the coding sequence ATGCCGGCATCACCCCTCGCCAAGCGGCCCGTCGAAGCCGTGTTCGCTCTTCTGCTCGTCCTTCTGGGCGCGTTGGGCCTGGCCGGCCGCAGCGTGGCCGCCGACCGTACCGCCCCCGCGCAGGCCACCGCCGTACAGGGGGCCCCGGCGCAGGCGGTCCCCGCCCGTACCGCCCTCGGGCCCCACGTCACGGCGGGTACCGACTGGGACCGCATCGCCGAGTGCGAGAGCGGCGGCCGGTGGGACATCAACACCGGCAACGGCTACCACGGCGGACTCCAGTTCGCGCCCTCCACCTGGCAGGCGTACGGCGGCACCCAGTACGCGCCGCGTGCCGACCTCGCGACCCGCGCGGAACAGATCGCCGTCGGTGAACGCGTCGCCCGCTCGCAGGGACTGTCCGCCTGGCCGACCTGCGGACGCCTCGGAGCGAACGGCGCACCGGACTCCTCCGCCGCCGCCCCCGCCCCCGCCCCCGAACAGCCTTCCGCCACCGACCGCCGGAGCAGCCCCGGAAACCAGGGGAGCTCCGGCGGTTCCGTCGTTTCCGGAAGCACGTCGGACGACCAGGGCGACCGGTCGTCCCGGAGCACGGCGTCCGGCGGCACCGATGACCTCGTCGGTGCCGAGACCTACGTCGTCGAGCCGGGCGACTGCCTGTCCGTGATCGCCGACCGGGCCGACGTCCCCGGGGGCACCGACGCCCTGTACGCACTCAACCGCGCCCTGCTGGACGAGGGCCCGGATCTGATCTACCCGGGTCAGCGCCTCCGCCTCACCGCCTGA
- a CDS encoding HAD family hydrolase: MAEVLSPAAGLRSVRAVVFDTDGVITDSAPVHAAAWKKAFDACLASHEGQRPFDADEDYRRYVDGKARQDGAVSFLASRGIDLPEGTPDDPPGTATVRAVTARKDEEFVRSLRERPVDVWPGTVRLLRVLRERGVPCAAASASRHATELISGAGLLDLFAAVVDGNEARRLDLPGKPDPALFTEAARRLGTPPDDTAVVEDALAGVEAGRRGGFGLVIGVDRSRSAAGAAGLRRHGADIVVPDLGDLLAEEETR, from the coding sequence ATGGCAGAGGTACTGTCGCCGGCCGCGGGTCTGCGATCCGTTCGCGCCGTCGTCTTCGACACCGACGGAGTGATCACTGATTCGGCCCCGGTGCACGCGGCCGCCTGGAAGAAGGCGTTCGACGCCTGCCTCGCGTCCCACGAAGGCCAGCGGCCCTTCGACGCGGACGAGGACTACCGCCGCTACGTCGACGGCAAGGCACGGCAGGACGGCGCGGTGTCCTTCCTCGCGTCGCGCGGGATCGACCTCCCCGAAGGCACCCCGGACGACCCGCCCGGCACGGCGACGGTACGGGCCGTCACCGCCCGCAAGGACGAGGAGTTCGTACGGAGCCTGCGTGAACGCCCCGTCGACGTCTGGCCGGGCACGGTCCGGCTCCTGCGCGTGCTGCGCGAGAGGGGCGTGCCCTGCGCGGCGGCTTCCGCGTCCCGGCACGCGACCGAACTGATCTCAGGGGCGGGGCTGCTGGACCTGTTCGCCGCCGTCGTCGACGGCAACGAGGCCCGCCGGCTGGACCTGCCCGGCAAACCGGACCCGGCCCTGTTCACCGAGGCGGCCCGGCGCCTGGGCACACCCCCGGACGACACCGCGGTGGTGGAGGACGCGCTGGCCGGTGTCGAAGCGGGCCGGCGCGGCGGCTTCGGCCTGGTGATCGGGGTGGACCGGTCCCGGAGCGCCGCCGGCGCCGCGGGGCTGCGCCGCCACGGCGCCGACATCGTGGTGCCCGACCTCGGGGACCTGCTGGCCGAGGAGGAGACCCGATGA